One genomic region from Terriglobus aquaticus encodes:
- a CDS encoding NAD-dependent succinate-semialdehyde dehydrogenase: MAIQSINPATGSVLRTFPALSEQAMRDKIDVCARAFDEHRRLPLEHRALCMRKLATLLEEERADLARIITLEMGKPIAAAGAEIDKCIDACRYFAQNAARFLAPEVLRNETAPTGQAYVQYEPLGMLLAVMPWNFPFWQVFRFAVPALLAGNTVLLKNAPSVPQCALQIEGLFRRAGFLRGVLSTLLVEVPAVEAILNDSRVRGATLTGSEGAGRAIAAQSGWLLKKTVLELGGSDPFIVMPSANVEAAAEAAVKARMVNGGQSCVAAKRFIVQNEVFGEFQQRFVAGMERLRIGDPMKPEIEVGPLSSARAVQVLEEQIRDAVAAGGRILTGGTRMVGNGYFFEPTVIVNVPRSSPVYRQEIFGPVAMLFRANDVQEALTIANDTPFGLGASVWTADPVEQEALLNGIEAGMVYLNQPVASDPRYPFGGIKNSGYGRELGPAGIREFLNAKTVVIA, translated from the coding sequence ATGGCCATTCAGTCGATCAATCCCGCTACCGGCTCTGTCCTCCGCACCTTTCCAGCGCTGAGCGAACAGGCCATGCGCGACAAGATCGACGTGTGTGCGCGTGCCTTCGACGAGCACCGCCGGCTGCCGCTGGAGCACCGTGCGCTGTGCATGCGCAAACTCGCCACGCTGCTGGAAGAAGAGCGGGCCGACCTGGCGCGCATCATCACGCTGGAGATGGGCAAGCCGATCGCCGCCGCAGGTGCAGAGATCGACAAGTGCATCGATGCCTGCCGCTACTTCGCGCAAAACGCCGCTCGCTTCCTGGCGCCGGAGGTCCTGCGTAACGAGACCGCGCCTACCGGCCAGGCCTATGTGCAATACGAGCCGCTGGGCATGCTGCTGGCCGTCATGCCCTGGAACTTCCCATTCTGGCAAGTCTTTCGCTTCGCCGTCCCTGCCCTGCTCGCCGGCAATACGGTGCTGCTGAAGAACGCTCCCAGCGTCCCACAGTGCGCCCTGCAGATTGAGGGGCTGTTTCGCCGTGCCGGATTCCTGCGGGGCGTACTCAGTACGCTGCTGGTGGAAGTTCCTGCGGTGGAAGCGATCCTGAACGACAGCCGTGTGCGCGGCGCTACGCTGACTGGCAGCGAAGGCGCGGGTCGCGCCATCGCCGCGCAGAGTGGATGGCTGCTGAAGAAGACGGTGCTGGAACTTGGCGGCAGCGACCCCTTCATCGTCATGCCATCCGCCAACGTGGAAGCCGCCGCCGAAGCGGCCGTGAAGGCTCGCATGGTCAACGGTGGCCAGTCCTGCGTTGCTGCCAAGCGCTTCATTGTGCAGAACGAAGTCTTTGGAGAGTTCCAGCAGCGCTTTGTTGCTGGCATGGAGCGTCTGCGCATTGGCGATCCCATGAAGCCGGAGATTGAAGTGGGACCTCTCAGCAGCGCTAGAGCGGTGCAGGTGCTGGAAGAACAGATCCGCGATGCTGTGGCCGCGGGCGGGCGCATCCTTACCGGCGGCACGCGCATGGTCGGCAACGGCTACTTCTTCGAGCCGACGGTGATCGTCAACGTTCCACGCAGCTCGCCCGTCTACCGGCAGGAGATCTTCGGCCCCGTCGCCATGCTGTTCCGTGCCAACGACGTGCAGGAAGCGCTCACCATCGCGAACGACACGCCCTTTGGCCTGGGTGCGTCGGTGTGGACTGCCGACCCGGTCGAGCAGGAGGCGCTGCTGAATGGCATCGAGGCCGGCATGGTCTACCTGAATCAGCCCGTTGCCAGCGACCCGCGCTATCCATTCGGCGGAATCAAGAACTCCGGCTATGGCCGCGAGCTCGGCCCGGCCGGCATCCGCGAGTTCCTGAACGCAAAGACGGTCGTCATCGCGTAA
- a CDS encoding nucleoside deaminase, with protein MSSLPDPRFMRMAIQIATENVTGHRGGPFGAVVVRNGEVIAAEANSVTRTNDPTAHAEVNAIRAACAKLQTFQLSDCDVYTSCEPCPMCLAAINWARCRTIYFGNSARDAADAGFDDNFLYEEMRRPAEERRLPAHQMLRDEAQESFAAWRESEKRIDY; from the coding sequence ATGTCCTCTTTGCCTGATCCACGCTTCATGCGCATGGCCATCCAGATCGCCACGGAAAATGTAACCGGCCATCGCGGCGGGCCGTTTGGAGCGGTGGTGGTGCGCAACGGCGAGGTGATCGCGGCCGAAGCGAACTCCGTGACACGCACCAACGATCCCACCGCACATGCCGAGGTGAACGCCATCCGTGCGGCGTGTGCGAAGCTGCAGACGTTTCAGTTGAGCGACTGCGACGTGTACACCAGTTGTGAGCCATGCCCTATGTGCCTGGCCGCCATCAACTGGGCACGTTGCCGGACCATCTACTTCGGCAACAGCGCGCGCGACGCGGCAGACGCCGGCTTCGACGACAACTTCCTCTATGAAGAGATGAGGCGGCCGGCGGAAGAGCGCCGTCTGCCTGCGCACCAGATGCTGCGGGATGAGGCCCAGGAGTCGTTTGCGGCCTGGCGCGAAAGCGAGAAAAGGATCGACTACTGA
- a CDS encoding homoserine dehydrogenase, translating to MNESAVKPVKTDEKRVALLGFGTVGSAVAHLLHDQKFEGVRLTHIYNRGIARKQGSDRASGLSGDIVWTENIEDVLNSDANVVIEVVGGLHPTGEWLTRALASGKHVVTANKQLIAYHGAELSQLARQNGVSLVYNAAVAGGVPVIPAVLHGLQGDRVRQIAGILNGTCNFILSQMEAGADYHDVLAKAQAAGYAEADPTADVDGFDARAKLCILARTAMQVGLNPDAVPVQTIRNVRLVDFHYARDLNCTIRQVARVESDGDTIRANVGPTLVPHTSPFAWSHGTQNLVMTTGEFGGDVVFSGHGAGGNPTAVAVVSDLLAVAHGSASPLLPVQDRAVSREFVAPHYLRFVVQDKPGIISAISGALAQVGANIDSIVQRPGYPKDALPFVVTTEPCSTTTVQQAVHTIGQMPTMLEEPLLLQMMREPEGD from the coding sequence ATGAACGAATCCGCTGTGAAACCCGTCAAGACAGATGAGAAACGCGTGGCCCTGCTGGGCTTCGGCACGGTCGGCTCCGCCGTTGCGCATTTGCTGCACGACCAGAAGTTTGAGGGCGTGCGTCTGACGCACATCTACAATCGCGGCATTGCGCGCAAGCAGGGCAGCGATCGTGCGTCCGGACTTTCCGGCGACATCGTCTGGACCGAGAATATCGAGGACGTGCTGAACAGCGACGCGAACGTGGTGATCGAGGTCGTGGGCGGCCTGCATCCGACGGGCGAGTGGCTGACGCGTGCTCTCGCATCCGGCAAGCACGTGGTCACGGCGAACAAGCAGCTCATCGCGTACCACGGTGCGGAGCTGTCGCAGCTTGCACGGCAGAACGGCGTATCGCTGGTGTACAACGCCGCTGTTGCCGGCGGTGTGCCTGTGATTCCCGCCGTGCTGCACGGCCTGCAAGGCGACCGCGTGCGCCAGATTGCGGGCATTCTGAACGGCACCTGCAACTTCATCCTGTCGCAGATGGAAGCGGGCGCGGACTACCACGACGTGCTCGCGAAGGCGCAGGCCGCCGGCTATGCCGAGGCGGATCCCACCGCGGACGTGGACGGCTTCGACGCGCGGGCCAAGCTCTGCATCCTGGCGCGTACGGCCATGCAGGTGGGTTTGAACCCCGATGCGGTGCCCGTACAGACCATCCGCAACGTGCGCCTGGTCGACTTCCACTATGCGCGAGACCTGAACTGCACCATCCGCCAGGTGGCTCGCGTTGAAAGTGACGGGGACACGATCCGCGCCAACGTTGGTCCGACGCTGGTGCCCCACACCTCGCCATTCGCTTGGTCGCACGGAACCCAGAACCTGGTCATGACCACGGGCGAGTTCGGCGGCGATGTTGTCTTCAGCGGCCACGGAGCGGGCGGCAATCCTACGGCTGTCGCCGTGGTCAGCGACCTGCTTGCCGTGGCGCACGGCAGCGCATCGCCGTTGCTGCCGGTGCAGGATCGAGCGGTCAGCCGCGAGTTCGTTGCGCCGCACTACTTGCGGTTTGTGGTGCAGGACAAGCCGGGCATCATTTCCGCCATCTCCGGAGCGCTGGCGCAGGTGGGAGCCAACATCGACAGCATCGTGCAGCGGCCTGGCTATCCGAAGGACGCGTTGCCGTTCGTGGTCACCACGGAGCCGTGCTCCACAACCACCGTGCAGCAGGCTGTGCACACCATTGGCCAGATGCCAACCATGCTGGAAGAGCCCTTGCTGCTGCAGATGATGCGAGAGCCCGAGGGCGACTGA